The following proteins are co-located in the Palaemon carinicauda isolate YSFRI2023 chromosome 3, ASM3689809v2, whole genome shotgun sequence genome:
- the LOC137632550 gene encoding nucleolar protein 58-like, which produces MEAMKKAVQILLNGGWYLCGRNGKGGETVRDEELLQNLLQEIRETTQEEDEFLPAEGMFQEELEEAEEAFPEELEDGEFLPAEVAFQEFDLPAEQEVEDELEDEVDLPAEQEKKRRKRKLSKEEISNGKVSKEESSNSEVSKEESSNSEVSKEEMNNRELLKKERNNGKLSNKKRSNKKLSKREDRKRQLSKAERKNSNLSKEQSSNEEFSEEEERLDSDIYEVPVHNYYSVLSGKEDMDRSPLKSSSQKSERKTANKKRGRGGRRNRNCRKN; this is translated from the exons atggaggcaatgaagaaagcagtacaaattctccttaacggaggatg gtacctgtgtggaagaaacggaaaaggaggagagactgtgagagatgaagagcttttgcagaatcttctccagGAAATCcgagaaactacacaggaagaggatgagtttcttccagctgaaggaatgttccaggaagagctggaagagg ctgaagaagcattccccgaagagctggaagatggtgaatttcttccagctgaagtagCTTTCCAGGaattcgatcttcctgctgaacaagaggtcgaggatgaactggaagatgaagtagatcttcctgcggaacaagag aaaaagaggagaaaaagaaagctctcaaaggaagagatcAGTAATGGCAAAGTGTCTAAGGAAGAAAGCAGTaatagtgaagtgtctaaggaagaaagcagtaatagtgaagtgtctaaggaagagatgaataacagagagctattaaagaaagagagaaataatggaaagctctcaaataaaaagaggagtaaTAAAAAACTCTCAAAGAGAGAGGATAGGAAAAGAcagctctcaaaggcagaaagaaaaaatagcaatcTCTCAAAGGAGCAGAGCAGTAATGAAGAGTTCTCAGAGGAAGAAGAGAGATTGGATTCTGATATATATGAAGTTCCTGTTCATAATTACTACAGTGTGTTGTCCGGTAAAGAGGATATGGACAGAAGTCCTTTGAAGTCGTCGTCACAAAAATCAGAAAGGAAGACTGCaaataagaaaagaggaagaggaggaagacgtAATAGAAACTGTAGAAAAAATTAA